A region from the Sandaracinus amylolyticus genome encodes:
- a CDS encoding queuosine precursor transporter gives MLRFSTRHQLFLVLVALFVTCLLVADIVAGKYFQVGALEMSVGTVTFPIAFLLTDIVNEYYGRPGARMMTGIGMAMLVVAFSLIYMSRTLPVSDGSPVGQEPFDAVFGISMRLFVASLVAYLISQIVDIHAFHFVKGITESKHLWLRAIGSTAVSQVVDTFVVTFGCLAGLRSTSDILVIFGTSYLYKIIVAVMLTPLVYVAHDLITRRMGIEPAPHDERELAAMPAE, from the coding sequence GTGCTGCGTTTCTCGACCCGACACCAGCTCTTCCTCGTGCTGGTCGCGCTCTTCGTCACGTGCTTGCTCGTGGCGGACATCGTGGCCGGGAAGTACTTCCAGGTCGGCGCGCTCGAGATGTCGGTCGGGACCGTGACCTTCCCGATCGCGTTCCTACTGACCGACATCGTCAACGAGTACTACGGCCGACCTGGCGCGCGGATGATGACCGGCATCGGCATGGCGATGCTCGTGGTCGCGTTCTCGCTGATCTACATGTCGCGCACGCTGCCGGTCTCCGATGGCAGCCCGGTCGGTCAGGAGCCGTTCGACGCGGTGTTCGGGATCAGCATGCGGCTCTTCGTCGCGTCGCTCGTCGCGTACCTGATCAGCCAGATCGTCGACATCCACGCGTTCCACTTCGTGAAGGGCATCACGGAGAGCAAGCACCTCTGGCTGCGTGCCATCGGCTCCACCGCGGTCTCGCAGGTGGTCGACACGTTCGTCGTCACGTTCGGGTGCCTCGCGGGGCTGCGCTCGACGAGCGACATCCTCGTCATCTTCGGGACCAGCTATCTCTACAAGATCATCGTCGCGGTGATGCTCACGCCGCTCGTCTACGTCGCGCACGACCTGATCACGCGGCGCATGGGCATCGAGCCCGCGCCGCACGACGAGCGCGAGCTCGCCGCGATGCCGGCGGAGTAG
- the xerD gene encoding site-specific tyrosine recombinase XerD codes for MSESDLLVDAYLTHLKVERGLGAATIQAYATDLSRYARHLESESLDVASADGAAISGFLYALSKSELSARSQARYLSSLRGLYKWLLSEKHVARDPTELVDSPRLPRKLPVVLSKDEILALLGAPDLDDTPLGIRDAAMLHTMYAAGLRVSELVRLELGDVNLETGFVQAFGKGRKRRIVPLGTPARRRIERWKSEVRGRWAADSSRFLFVTELGTPMTRQNFFARVRHWALAAGISRPISPHKLRHSFATHLLLGGADLRAVQTMLGHADVTTTQVYTHVTGEHLSSMHRRYHPRG; via the coding sequence ATGTCCGAGAGCGACCTGCTCGTCGACGCGTATCTCACGCATCTGAAGGTCGAGCGCGGGCTCGGCGCCGCGACGATCCAGGCGTACGCGACCGATCTCTCGCGCTACGCGCGACACCTCGAGTCCGAGTCGCTCGACGTCGCGAGCGCGGACGGCGCCGCGATCAGTGGGTTCCTCTACGCGCTCTCGAAGTCCGAGCTCTCGGCGCGCTCGCAGGCCCGATATCTCTCGTCGCTGCGCGGCCTCTACAAGTGGCTGCTCTCCGAGAAGCACGTCGCGCGCGATCCCACCGAGCTCGTCGACTCACCGCGCCTGCCGCGCAAGCTCCCCGTCGTGCTCTCGAAGGACGAGATCCTCGCGCTCCTCGGCGCGCCCGATCTCGACGACACGCCGCTCGGTATCCGCGACGCCGCGATGCTCCACACGATGTACGCCGCGGGCCTGCGCGTGAGCGAGCTCGTGCGCCTCGAGCTCGGCGACGTGAACCTCGAGACCGGCTTCGTCCAAGCGTTCGGCAAGGGGCGCAAGCGACGCATCGTCCCGCTCGGCACGCCCGCGCGCCGCCGCATCGAGCGCTGGAAGAGCGAGGTCCGCGGGCGCTGGGCCGCGGACTCGTCGCGCTTCCTCTTCGTGACCGAGCTCGGCACGCCGATGACGCGCCAGAACTTCTTCGCGCGCGTGCGTCACTGGGCGCTCGCCGCGGGCATCTCGCGCCCGATCAGCCCGCACAAGCTGCGGCACTCGTTCGCGACGCACCTGCTGCTCGGCGGCGCGGACCTGCGCGCGGTGCAGACGATGCTCGGGCACGCCGACGTGACGACCACCCAGGTCTACACGCACGTCACCGGCGAGCACCTCTCCTCGATGCACCGCCGCTACCATCCGCGAGGGTAG
- a CDS encoding patatin-like phospholipase family protein: MSSTPRVAFVGSGGATKGIAHLGVLKAMEELGLAPDVFVGASTGAIAGAFFAEGFTADQMVDWLRPFWVRNDKDGALKGRYFLGAPNKDQWRSPGWLTSGLFSIDRFERFLRDRLPVNDFRKLTRPLLVTATDVDGRGRVVFGKGYLDDVPISQAVAASSCVPVLFRPYRIGDRYYMDGELVRTLSIDLAVEAGADVVVISNVYRPHVTRPGETSLVHGGVGAMIRQTANVILSEKEKRGIDLIHRLYPHLTILNVSADLGRYSFLDRGNARHLLQRGYREALKVLAAAKQRGVFDVRSNVRTIGKA, from the coding sequence ATGAGCTCGACACCGCGCGTCGCCTTCGTGGGCTCGGGAGGAGCGACCAAGGGCATCGCCCACCTGGGCGTGCTCAAGGCGATGGAGGAGCTCGGCCTCGCGCCAGACGTCTTCGTCGGCGCGAGCACGGGCGCGATCGCGGGCGCGTTCTTCGCGGAAGGCTTCACCGCGGATCAGATGGTCGACTGGCTCCGTCCGTTCTGGGTCCGCAACGACAAGGACGGAGCGCTCAAGGGCCGCTACTTCCTCGGCGCGCCCAACAAGGATCAGTGGCGCTCGCCGGGATGGCTCACGAGCGGGCTCTTCTCGATCGATCGCTTCGAGCGCTTCCTGCGCGATCGGCTGCCGGTCAACGACTTCCGCAAGCTCACGCGCCCGCTGCTCGTGACCGCGACCGACGTCGACGGGCGCGGGCGCGTGGTGTTCGGCAAGGGCTACCTCGACGACGTTCCGATCAGCCAGGCCGTCGCGGCGAGCTCGTGCGTGCCGGTGCTGTTCCGGCCGTATCGCATCGGCGATCGCTACTACATGGACGGCGAGCTGGTGCGCACGCTCTCGATCGATCTCGCGGTCGAGGCGGGCGCGGACGTCGTCGTGATCTCGAACGTGTACCGACCGCACGTGACGCGCCCCGGCGAGACCTCGCTGGTGCACGGCGGCGTCGGCGCGATGATCCGGCAGACCGCGAACGTGATCCTGAGCGAGAAGGAGAAGCGCGGGATCGACCTGATCCATCGCCTCTATCCGCACCTCACGATCCTGAACGTGTCGGCGGACCTCGGGCGCTATTCGTTCCTCGATCGCGGCAACGCGCGACACCTGCTCCAGCGCGGCTATCGCGAGGCGCTCAAGGTGCTCGCGGCCGCGAAGCAGCGCGGCGTGTTCGACGTGCGCTCGAACGTGCGCACGATCGGCAAGGCCTAG
- the ndk gene encoding nucleoside-diphosphate kinase, which produces MATEKTFAIVKPDAVEKNHIGAILALIEKNGLKIRALRMMHMSRPIAEGFYHVHKARPFFGELVEFMTRGPCVVMVLEGENAIAKWRELMGATDPAKAAEGTVRKLYGANVGENATHGSDGPDTAKFEIGWFFPGYDV; this is translated from the coding sequence ATGGCCACCGAGAAGACGTTCGCGATCGTGAAGCCCGACGCGGTCGAGAAGAATCACATCGGCGCGATCCTCGCGCTCATCGAGAAGAACGGGCTCAAGATCCGCGCGCTGCGCATGATGCACATGAGCCGTCCGATCGCGGAGGGCTTCTATCACGTGCACAAGGCGCGTCCGTTCTTCGGCGAGCTCGTCGAGTTCATGACGCGCGGGCCGTGCGTCGTGATGGTGCTCGAGGGCGAGAACGCGATCGCGAAGTGGCGCGAGCTGATGGGCGCGACCGACCCGGCGAAGGCCGCGGAGGGCACGGTGCGCAAGCTCTACGGCGCGAACGTCGGCGAGAACGCGACGCACGGCTCGGACGGCCCGGACACGGCGAAGTTCGAGATCGGCTGGTTCTTCCCCGGCTACGACGTGTGA
- a CDS encoding enoyl-CoA hydratase/isomerase family protein, with protein sequence MIEITLHGRGPNTMSLAMLESFERSLDQAHEEPLMITGAGDAFSAGLDLDELRVADAAHVTKLLITMERVVRKLFLHPAPTIAKVNGHAVAGGCLVVQCCDWRVCADDPSVRIGMTGVAIGLTYPPFVPAVFAQRVPPPHVETVLLGADRYAPTDALRLGLVDELAPRERLHEVARARLDARAKLPRHAYGSTKRALRELAYAVAETQRERFENEVLPAWTGKLAGRAQ encoded by the coding sequence ATGATCGAGATCACGCTGCACGGCCGCGGACCGAACACGATGTCGCTCGCGATGCTCGAGTCGTTCGAGCGCTCGCTGGATCAGGCGCACGAAGAGCCGCTGATGATCACCGGCGCGGGCGATGCGTTCTCCGCAGGCCTCGATCTCGACGAGCTGCGCGTCGCCGATGCCGCGCACGTGACGAAGCTGCTGATCACGATGGAGCGCGTGGTGCGGAAGCTCTTCCTGCACCCCGCGCCGACGATCGCGAAGGTGAACGGACACGCCGTCGCGGGTGGATGTCTCGTCGTGCAGTGCTGCGACTGGCGCGTGTGCGCCGACGATCCGAGCGTGCGCATCGGGATGACCGGCGTCGCGATCGGGCTCACCTACCCGCCCTTCGTGCCTGCGGTGTTCGCGCAGCGCGTGCCGCCGCCGCACGTCGAGACCGTGCTGCTCGGTGCGGATCGATACGCGCCGACCGACGCGCTGCGGCTCGGATTGGTCGATGAGCTCGCGCCGCGTGAGCGCCTCCACGAGGTCGCGCGCGCTCGGCTCGATGCGCGCGCGAAGCTGCCGCGCCACGCGTACGGCTCGACCAAGCGCGCGCTGCGCGAGCTCGCGTACGCCGTAGCGGAAACGCAACGCGAGCGTTTCGAAAACGAAGTGCTGCCCGCGTGGACGGGCAAGCTCGCCGGGCGCGCTCAGTAG
- a CDS encoding class II glutamine amidotransferase: protein MGRLIGYMANRTDRLADALTEERVAVGPASDIDADAWGIGFYQGGEVLHKKRPRSDRDRESLSWSEVAGNVRSDCAVIHFRTATVGDYRSENTHPFRMRQWLFAHNGTVSGFDAVREAMLEPMPDFLQRNIRGTTDSEHVFHALLSFLHDRGQLDNPDIDSKIVLGAIRSTIALVDRLVSEIGAPPATLGFVLTNGRQMYAVRRGGPMHFVERDLLGEARSPASTFRYVMVASNGPEAPPDWRALKEGQALVIGRDLSTSMVDL, encoded by the coding sequence ATGGGACGTCTGATCGGGTACATGGCGAACCGGACGGACCGCCTGGCGGACGCGCTCACCGAGGAGAGGGTCGCCGTCGGCCCTGCGTCCGACATCGATGCCGACGCGTGGGGCATCGGCTTCTATCAGGGCGGCGAGGTCCTGCACAAGAAGCGGCCACGGTCGGATCGTGACCGCGAGTCGCTCTCGTGGAGCGAGGTCGCGGGGAACGTGCGCAGCGATTGCGCCGTCATCCACTTCCGCACCGCGACCGTCGGCGACTACCGCTCCGAGAACACGCATCCGTTCCGGATGCGCCAGTGGCTCTTCGCGCACAACGGCACGGTCAGCGGCTTCGACGCGGTGCGCGAGGCGATGCTCGAGCCGATGCCCGACTTCCTGCAGCGGAACATCCGCGGCACGACCGACAGCGAGCACGTCTTCCACGCGCTGCTCTCGTTCCTCCACGACCGCGGCCAGCTCGACAACCCCGACATCGACTCGAAGATCGTGCTCGGCGCGATCCGCTCGACGATCGCGCTGGTCGATCGCCTGGTCTCGGAGATCGGCGCGCCGCCGGCGACGCTCGGCTTCGTGCTCACGAACGGCCGCCAGATGTACGCGGTGCGTCGCGGCGGCCCGATGCACTTCGTCGAGCGCGATCTGCTCGGCGAAGCGCGTAGCCCGGCGAGCACGTTCCGGTACGTGATGGTCGCGAGCAACGGGCCCGAGGCGCCGCCCGACTGGCGTGCGCTCAAGGAGGGTCAGGCGCTCGTGATCGGGCGTGATCTCTCGACGTCGATGGTCGATCTCTGA
- the sucD gene encoding succinate--CoA ligase subunit alpha encodes MAILVGENTRVVVQGITGSAGGFHADMCMAYGTKIVGGVTPGKGGTTFEGKTSGKKAPVFDTMVDAVEKTGANCSLIFVPPPFAADSILEAIDAGVDLVVCITEGIPVTDMLKVRRVLDSQTKTRLIGPNCPGIITPGACKIGIMPGHIHRPGHIGVVSKSGTLTYEAVHQLTSLGLGQSTAVGIGGDPVNGTDFVDVLEMFNADPDTHGVILIGEIGGSAEERAAEYIKKHFKKPVAGFIAGVTAPPGKRMGHAGAVISGGKGTAAEKQKALIEAGVKIAPTPSDMGATLKSLL; translated from the coding sequence ATGGCGATTCTCGTCGGAGAGAACACGCGCGTCGTCGTTCAGGGCATCACGGGCTCGGCGGGTGGATTCCACGCCGACATGTGCATGGCCTACGGGACGAAGATCGTCGGCGGCGTGACGCCCGGGAAGGGCGGCACGACGTTCGAGGGCAAGACCAGCGGCAAGAAGGCGCCCGTCTTCGACACGATGGTCGACGCGGTCGAGAAGACCGGCGCCAACTGCTCGCTGATCTTCGTGCCGCCGCCGTTCGCGGCGGACTCGATCCTCGAGGCGATCGACGCGGGCGTCGACCTCGTCGTCTGCATCACCGAGGGCATCCCGGTCACCGACATGCTGAAGGTGCGCCGCGTCCTCGACTCGCAGACGAAGACGCGCCTGATCGGCCCGAATTGCCCGGGAATCATCACGCCGGGCGCGTGCAAGATCGGCATCATGCCGGGCCACATCCACCGCCCCGGCCACATCGGCGTCGTCTCGAAGTCGGGCACGCTGACGTACGAGGCGGTGCACCAGCTCACGTCGCTCGGGCTCGGTCAGAGCACGGCGGTGGGCATCGGCGGCGACCCGGTGAACGGCACCGACTTCGTCGACGTGCTCGAGATGTTCAACGCGGATCCCGACACGCACGGCGTGATCCTGATCGGCGAGATCGGCGGCAGCGCGGAAGAGCGCGCGGCCGAGTACATCAAGAAGCACTTCAAGAAGCCGGTCGCCGGGTTCATCGCGGGCGTGACCGCGCCGCCGGGCAAGCGCATGGGCCACGCGGGCGCCGTGATCAGCGGCGGCAAGGGCACGGCGGCGGAGAAGCAGAAGGCGCTCATCGAGGCCGGCGTGAAGATCGCGCCGACTCCGAGCGACATGGGCGCGACGCTGAAGTCGCTCCTGTGA
- the icd gene encoding NADP-dependent isocitrate dehydrogenase — MTAPTHGTAITMSKDGTLNVPNDPIIPFIEGDGTGRDIWKASVRVFDAAVEKAYGGKRKIVWHEVYAGEKAFTKFNNWLPDQTIEDFKKYLVGIKGPLTTPIGGGIRSLNVALRQLLDLYVCLRPVRWFEGVPSPVKRPQDVDMVIFRENTEDIYAGIEFEAGTPENQKFLSLLKEQFPKAYSKIRFPESSGIGIKPVSKEGTERLVRASIKYAVENKRKSVNLVHKGNIMKFTEGAFRNWGYALAEKEFGDQVYTWDQWERTKEAKGEDAANAEQKAAIAAGKIVIKDSIADITLQQVLTRPTEFDVIATLNLNGDYLSDALAAQVGGIGIAPGGNANYVTGHAIFEATHGTAPKYADKDMVNPSSVILSGEMMFRHMGWNEVSDLIIKGVEGAITAKTVTYDFARLMEGAKQIKCSEFGDAIIKHMG, encoded by the coding sequence ATGACTGCGCCCACGCACGGCACTGCGATCACGATGTCGAAGGACGGCACGCTGAACGTCCCGAACGACCCGATCATCCCGTTCATCGAAGGCGACGGAACCGGTCGCGACATCTGGAAGGCGAGCGTGCGCGTCTTCGACGCGGCCGTGGAGAAGGCCTACGGCGGCAAGCGCAAGATCGTCTGGCACGAGGTCTACGCGGGCGAGAAGGCGTTCACGAAGTTCAACAACTGGCTGCCCGACCAGACCATCGAGGACTTCAAGAAGTACCTCGTCGGCATCAAGGGCCCGCTGACCACGCCGATCGGCGGCGGCATCCGCTCGCTCAACGTCGCGCTGCGCCAGCTCCTCGATCTCTACGTGTGTCTGCGCCCGGTGCGCTGGTTCGAGGGCGTGCCCTCGCCGGTGAAGCGCCCGCAGGACGTCGACATGGTGATCTTCCGCGAGAACACGGAGGACATCTACGCCGGCATCGAGTTCGAGGCGGGCACGCCGGAGAACCAGAAGTTCCTCTCGCTCCTCAAGGAGCAGTTCCCGAAGGCCTACTCGAAGATCCGCTTCCCCGAGAGCAGCGGCATCGGCATCAAGCCGGTCTCGAAGGAAGGCACCGAGCGCCTCGTGCGCGCCTCGATCAAGTACGCGGTCGAGAACAAGCGCAAGAGCGTCAATCTCGTCCACAAGGGCAACATCATGAAGTTCACGGAGGGCGCCTTCCGGAACTGGGGTTACGCCCTCGCGGAGAAGGAATTCGGCGACCAGGTCTACACCTGGGACCAGTGGGAGCGCACCAAGGAAGCGAAGGGCGAGGACGCGGCGAACGCCGAGCAGAAGGCGGCGATCGCGGCGGGCAAGATCGTCATCAAGGACTCGATCGCCGACATCACGCTGCAGCAGGTGCTGACGCGTCCGACCGAGTTCGACGTCATCGCCACGCTCAACCTGAACGGCGACTACCTGAGTGACGCGCTCGCGGCGCAGGTCGGCGGCATCGGCATCGCGCCCGGCGGCAACGCGAACTACGTGACGGGCCACGCGATCTTCGAGGCGACGCACGGCACTGCGCCGAAGTACGCCGACAAGGACATGGTCAATCCGTCGAGCGTGATCCTCAGCGGCGAGATGATGTTCCGCCACATGGGCTGGAACGAGGTCTCCGACCTGATCATCAAGGGTGTCGAGGGCGCCATCACGGCGAAGACGGTCACCTACGACTTCGCCCGTCTCATGGAGGGCGCGAAGCAGATCAAGTGCTCCGAGTTCGGAGACGCGATCATCAAGCACATGGGCTGA
- the cutA gene encoding divalent-cation tolerance protein CutA: MSDDAIVILCTVPSVEVGETLGRSLVEARLAACVNVIPGLRSIYRWKGEVQIDAEAQCLIKTRASLFERVRDHVLANHPYETPEIVALPVTRGSDGYLAWIASETA; the protein is encoded by the coding sequence ATGAGCGACGACGCGATCGTGATCCTCTGCACCGTGCCGAGCGTCGAAGTGGGCGAGACGCTCGGGCGCTCGCTGGTCGAAGCGCGCCTCGCCGCGTGCGTGAACGTGATCCCCGGCCTGCGCTCGATCTATCGCTGGAAGGGCGAGGTGCAGATCGACGCCGAGGCGCAGTGCCTGATCAAGACGCGCGCATCGCTGTTCGAGCGCGTGCGCGATCACGTGCTCGCGAATCATCCGTACGAGACGCCGGAGATCGTCGCGCTCCCGGTCACCCGCGGATCCGACGGCTATCTCGCCTGGATCGCGAGCGAGACCGCCTAG
- the mdh gene encoding malate dehydrogenase: MAKRNKIAIIGAGNIGGELAMLVARRELGDAVLLDIPEKEGVAKGKALDIMQTGALDGFDSKVSGTADYKDIAGSDVVIVTAGVPRKPGMSRDDLLSINLKIIRSVAAGIKEHAPHAFVVVISNPLDAMVYEMKKVTGFPKERVVGMAGVLDSARFQCFIAEAAGASVKEVRTLVLGGHGDTMVPVLSACTINGIPVTQLVAKDKLDAIIDRTRNGGGEIVKLMGTSAYTAPAAGAIAMAESYLKDQKRLLACATYLDGEYGYKDLYMGVPVIVGGKGVEKVVQIALSAEEKAMLDKSAEAVRGLINDSAKL; the protein is encoded by the coding sequence ATGGCCAAGCGGAACAAGATTGCGATCATCGGTGCGGGCAACATCGGTGGCGAGCTCGCGATGCTCGTCGCGCGCCGCGAGCTCGGTGACGCCGTCCTCCTCGACATCCCGGAGAAGGAGGGCGTCGCGAAGGGCAAGGCGCTCGACATCATGCAGACGGGCGCGCTCGACGGCTTCGACTCGAAGGTCTCGGGCACCGCGGACTACAAGGACATCGCGGGCTCGGACGTCGTGATCGTCACCGCCGGCGTTCCGCGCAAGCCCGGGATGAGCCGCGACGATCTCCTCTCGATCAACCTCAAGATCATCCGCAGCGTCGCGGCCGGCATCAAGGAGCACGCGCCGCACGCGTTCGTCGTCGTCATCTCGAACCCGCTGGACGCGATGGTCTACGAGATGAAGAAGGTCACGGGCTTCCCGAAGGAGCGCGTGGTCGGCATGGCGGGCGTGCTCGACTCGGCGCGCTTCCAGTGCTTCATCGCCGAGGCGGCGGGCGCGAGCGTGAAGGAAGTGCGCACGCTCGTCCTCGGCGGCCACGGCGACACGATGGTGCCGGTGCTCAGCGCCTGCACGATCAACGGCATCCCGGTCACGCAGCTCGTCGCGAAGGACAAGCTCGACGCGATCATCGACCGCACGCGCAACGGCGGCGGCGAGATCGTGAAGCTCATGGGCACGAGCGCGTACACCGCGCCGGCGGCGGGCGCGATCGCGATGGCGGAGAGCTACCTCAAGGACCAGAAGCGCCTCCTTGCCTGCGCGACCTATCTCGACGGCGAGTACGGCTACAAGGACCTCTACATGGGCGTGCCGGTGATCGTCGGCGGCAAGGGCGTGGAGAAGGTCGTGCAGATCGCGCTCAGCGCCGAAGAGAAGGCGATGCTCGACAAGAGCGCCGAGGCGGTCCGCGGGCTCATCAACGACTCGGCGAAGCTCTGA
- the sucC gene encoding ADP-forming succinate--CoA ligase subunit beta yields the protein MNIHEYQGKQIFQRYGVPTPKGIPAFTVPEAAAAAKQLISDTGNEVVVVKAQIHAGGRGKAGGVKVVKGAAAAEEAAKALLGATLVTPQTGPKGKVVQRLYVEQGLAIEREIYMAMLVDREVRRVLFMASTEGGVEIEKVAEETPEKILKVWIDPATGLMPYQARKIGFALGLSGKTLNQFSAMAGKLYEMFVAEDCSMVEVNPFCVLKDGTAVALDAKVNFDENASFRHKEWEDLRDASEENAVETAAKQAGLSYVALDGNIGCLVNGAGLAMSTMDIIKHFGGQPANFLDVGGGATKEQVTEAFTIITKDPSVRGIFVNIFGGIMKCDVIAAGVIAATKAVGLKVPLVVRLEGTNVELGRKMLEESGLAITPANDMKDGAQKIVALAGKG from the coding sequence ATGAACATCCACGAGTATCAGGGAAAGCAGATCTTCCAGCGCTACGGCGTCCCCACGCCGAAGGGCATTCCCGCGTTCACCGTGCCCGAGGCGGCGGCCGCGGCGAAGCAGCTCATCAGCGACACCGGCAACGAGGTCGTCGTCGTCAAGGCGCAGATCCACGCAGGTGGTCGCGGCAAGGCGGGCGGCGTGAAGGTCGTGAAGGGCGCTGCCGCGGCCGAAGAGGCGGCGAAGGCGCTCCTCGGCGCGACGCTCGTAACGCCGCAGACCGGCCCGAAGGGCAAGGTCGTGCAGCGCCTCTACGTCGAGCAGGGCCTCGCGATCGAGCGCGAGATCTACATGGCGATGCTCGTGGATCGCGAAGTGCGCCGCGTGCTCTTCATGGCGAGCACGGAAGGCGGCGTCGAGATCGAGAAGGTCGCCGAAGAGACGCCCGAGAAGATCCTCAAGGTGTGGATCGATCCGGCGACCGGCCTGATGCCCTATCAGGCGCGCAAGATCGGGTTCGCGCTCGGTCTGAGCGGCAAGACGCTCAACCAGTTCTCGGCGATGGCGGGCAAGCTCTACGAGATGTTCGTCGCCGAGGATTGCTCGATGGTCGAGGTCAATCCGTTCTGCGTGCTGAAGGACGGAACCGCGGTCGCGCTCGATGCGAAGGTGAACTTCGACGAGAACGCGAGCTTCCGGCACAAGGAGTGGGAAGACCTCCGCGACGCGAGCGAGGAGAACGCGGTCGAGACGGCGGCGAAGCAGGCCGGTCTCAGCTACGTCGCGCTCGACGGCAACATCGGCTGTCTCGTCAACGGCGCGGGCCTCGCGATGTCGACGATGGACATCATCAAGCACTTCGGCGGTCAGCCCGCGAACTTCCTCGACGTCGGCGGCGGCGCGACGAAGGAGCAGGTCACCGAGGCGTTCACGATCATCACCAAGGACCCGAGCGTCCGCGGGATCTTCGTCAACATCTTCGGCGGGATCATGAAGTGCGACGTCATCGCCGCGGGCGTCATCGCCGCGACGAAGGCGGTCGGTCTGAAGGTGCCGCTCGTCGTGCGCCTCGAGGGCACGAACGTGGAGCTCGGTCGCAAGATGCTCGAGGAGTCGGGCCTCGCGATCACGCCTGCGAACGACATGAAGGACGGCGCGCAGAAGATCGTCGCGCTCGCAGGGAAGGGCTGA
- a CDS encoding TerC family protein: protein MFESLEMPVLWAGFLVFIGAMVAIDLGVFHRTTREVTFREAVAWTLVWMTCSAVFAGLLYFLPGFGSRATGEYLTGYLLELALSVDNMFVFVVIFSTFAVPKAYEHRVLFWGIVGAVVLRGVFIGLGAAIIARFHWVLYIFGVILLWTGGRLLFAGGEDEEADIEQSGAVKLVRRVLGDRMTDTYRKDRFFVVENGKRLATPLLLVLCVIELSDVVFALDSIPAIFAVTTNPFIVFTSNMFAILGLRSIYFVLSVLLPMFRFLKTGVALVLLFIAVKILSMDLIHLIGWDHFPTSISLTVVATLLIGSIVLSKLLPAPPEKEKKEHEPKNEGEARASE from the coding sequence ATGTTCGAGTCGTTGGAGATGCCCGTGCTCTGGGCGGGCTTCCTCGTGTTCATCGGAGCGATGGTCGCGATCGACCTCGGCGTGTTCCATCGGACGACGCGCGAGGTCACGTTCCGCGAGGCCGTCGCTTGGACGCTGGTCTGGATGACCTGCTCGGCCGTCTTCGCGGGGCTGCTGTATTTCCTCCCCGGGTTCGGCTCGCGCGCGACCGGCGAGTACCTGACGGGCTACCTGCTCGAGCTCGCGCTCTCGGTCGACAACATGTTCGTGTTCGTCGTCATCTTCAGCACCTTCGCGGTGCCGAAGGCGTACGAGCACCGCGTTCTCTTCTGGGGCATCGTCGGCGCGGTCGTCCTCCGCGGCGTGTTCATCGGGCTCGGCGCCGCGATCATCGCGCGCTTCCACTGGGTCCTCTACATCTTCGGCGTGATCCTGCTCTGGACGGGCGGGCGCCTTCTCTTCGCGGGCGGCGAGGACGAAGAGGCGGACATCGAGCAGAGCGGCGCCGTGAAGCTCGTGCGGCGCGTGCTCGGCGATCGGATGACCGACACGTATCGCAAGGACCGCTTCTTCGTGGTGGAGAACGGCAAGCGCCTCGCGACGCCGCTGCTCCTCGTGCTCTGCGTGATCGAGCTCTCCGACGTGGTGTTCGCGCTCGACTCGATCCCGGCGATCTTCGCGGTCACGACGAACCCGTTCATCGTGTTCACGTCGAACATGTTCGCGATCCTCGGGCTGCGCTCGATCTACTTCGTGCTGTCGGTGCTGCTCCCGATGTTCCGGTTCCTGAAGACCGGCGTCGCGCTCGTGCTGCTCTTCATCGCGGTGAAGATCCTGTCGATGGATCTGATCCATCTGATCGGATGGGATCACTTCCCGACGTCGATCTCGCTGACCGTCGTCGCGACGCTGCTGATCGGATCGATCGTGCTCTCGAAGCTCCTCCCCGCGCCGCCGGAAAAGGAGAAGAAGGAGCACGAGCCGAAGAACGAGGGCGAGGCGCGCGCGAGCGAGTGA